The following are from one region of the Paramagnetospirillum magnetotacticum MS-1 genome:
- the amrS gene encoding AmmeMemoRadiSam system radical SAM enzyme, which yields MTDAIQGSHFPGRYWQTLEDGRVQCDVCPRECKLNDGQRGLCFVRASEAGRMVLTTYGRSSGFCVDPVEKKPLNHFLPGTPILSFGTAGCNLTCKFCQNWDISKAREIDRLNDMADPEMIAKGAVQLGCRSVAFTYNDPVIFLEYAVDVAKACHAQGIKTVAVTAGYIKPEARAEFYAHMDAANVDLKAFTEDFYHRLCGAHLESVKETLVYLKHETDVWVEVTTLLIPGENDSPEEIDAQTKWMMAALGPDVPLHFSAFHPDWKMKDKTNTPPETLTRARDIAIRNGLRYVYTGNVHDPAGGGTYCSGCGALLIGRDWYELSTWALTPEGHCRECGTPLPGRFEAAPGTWGRKRQPVRFQR from the coding sequence ATGACTGACGCTATCCAGGGTTCGCATTTTCCAGGACGGTACTGGCAGACGCTCGAGGATGGGCGGGTGCAGTGCGATGTCTGTCCGCGCGAATGCAAATTGAACGACGGACAGCGCGGCTTGTGCTTCGTGCGCGCCAGTGAGGCTGGCCGGATGGTGCTGACCACCTATGGCCGCTCCTCCGGGTTTTGCGTCGATCCGGTGGAGAAAAAGCCGCTCAACCATTTTCTGCCCGGCACACCCATCCTGTCCTTTGGCACGGCGGGTTGCAACCTGACCTGCAAGTTCTGCCAGAACTGGGACATCTCCAAGGCCCGCGAGATCGACCGCCTCAACGACATGGCCGATCCCGAGATGATCGCCAAGGGGGCGGTGCAATTGGGCTGCCGCTCGGTGGCCTTCACCTATAACGATCCGGTGATCTTCCTGGAATACGCCGTGGATGTGGCCAAGGCCTGTCACGCGCAGGGCATCAAGACCGTGGCGGTGACGGCGGGCTATATCAAGCCAGAGGCCAGGGCCGAGTTCTATGCTCATATGGACGCGGCCAATGTGGATCTGAAAGCCTTCACCGAGGATTTCTATCACCGTCTGTGCGGCGCCCATCTGGAGTCGGTGAAGGAGACGCTGGTTTACCTCAAGCACGAAACCGATGTGTGGGTCGAGGTCACCACCCTGCTGATCCCCGGCGAGAATGATTCTCCCGAGGAGATCGACGCCCAGACCAAATGGATGATGGCGGCGCTGGGCCCCGATGTGCCGCTGCACTTTTCCGCCTTCCATCCCGATTGGAAGATGAAGGACAAGACCAACACGCCGCCAGAGACCCTCACGCGGGCGCGCGACATCGCCATCAGGAACGGCCTTCGTTATGTCTATACCGGCAATGTCCATGATCCGGCGGGCGGCGGAACCTACTGCTCAGGCTGCGGTGCCTTGCTGATCGGGCGGGACTGGTACGAGCTGTCCACCTGGGCGCTGACCCCTGAGGGGCATTGCCGGGAATGCGGCACGCCTTTGCCAGGACGCTTCGAGGCGGCGCCCGGGACCTGGGGGCGCAAGCGTCAGCCGGTAAGATTTCAACGCTGA
- a CDS encoding leucyl aminopeptidase, whose protein sequence is MKIAFSKPSLPTTGAIALGILEGKVLTGTAQALDAQAKGGLARAIAASGRFEGKKGQTLLILAPSGLELSRVLLVGLGKGKDLDALAAQGFGGTVVGQLQTSGDADVAVALDVIPGSPLSPAEFAAQAALGARLRSYRFDKYMTKQKKEDKPSLKKLSLLTDAASDAKAAFGTLDKVADAVFLTRDVVSEPANIIHPESLAEKAESLKDLGVEVEVLGEKQMKKLGMGSLLGVGQGSERESKLVVMRWSNAAKKDEAPVAFVGKGVTFDSGGISIKPGGGMEDMKWDMAGAGAVIGALAALAGRKAKVNAIGVVGLVENMPSGTAQRPGDVVTSMSGQTIEVINTDAEGRLVLADALWYTQDRFKPKFMVDLATLTGAIIIALGNEYAGLMASDDKLADRLTAAGKAVDEKLWRLPLGESYDKQIKSDIADMKNVGGREGGSITAAQFLKRFTNDVAWAHLDIAGVAWSKKDAATCPKGATAFGVRLLDRLVADFYEDKK, encoded by the coding sequence ATGAAGATCGCCTTTTCCAAGCCCTCCCTGCCCACCACCGGGGCCATCGCCCTCGGCATTCTCGAAGGCAAGGTGCTGACCGGCACTGCCCAGGCCCTTGACGCCCAGGCCAAGGGCGGACTGGCGCGCGCCATCGCCGCCTCGGGCCGATTCGAGGGCAAGAAGGGCCAGACGCTGCTGATCCTGGCTCCCTCGGGGCTGGAACTCAGCCGCGTCCTGCTGGTGGGATTGGGCAAGGGCAAGGATCTGGACGCCCTGGCGGCCCAGGGCTTCGGAGGCACGGTGGTCGGGCAGTTGCAGACCTCGGGCGATGCCGATGTGGCGGTGGCGCTCGACGTCATTCCGGGCTCGCCCCTGTCGCCCGCCGAGTTTGCCGCCCAGGCGGCGCTGGGCGCCCGGCTGCGTTCGTACCGCTTCGACAAATACATGACCAAGCAGAAGAAGGAGGACAAGCCCTCCTTGAAGAAGCTTTCCCTGCTGACCGATGCGGCATCGGATGCCAAGGCGGCGTTTGGAACGCTGGACAAGGTGGCCGACGCGGTGTTCCTGACCCGCGACGTGGTGTCTGAACCCGCCAATATCATTCACCCCGAATCGCTGGCCGAGAAGGCCGAGAGCCTCAAGGATCTCGGCGTCGAGGTCGAGGTCCTGGGCGAGAAGCAGATGAAGAAGCTGGGCATGGGCTCGCTGCTGGGCGTGGGCCAGGGCTCGGAGCGCGAATCCAAGCTGGTGGTCATGCGCTGGTCCAATGCCGCCAAGAAGGACGAGGCCCCGGTGGCCTTCGTCGGCAAGGGCGTCACCTTCGATTCCGGCGGCATTTCCATCAAGCCGGGCGGCGGCATGGAAGACATGAAGTGGGACATGGCGGGTGCTGGCGCCGTCATCGGCGCCCTGGCCGCCCTGGCGGGCCGTAAGGCAAAAGTCAACGCCATCGGCGTGGTCGGGCTGGTGGAAAACATGCCCTCGGGCACCGCCCAGCGCCCCGGCGACGTGGTGACCTCCATGTCGGGCCAGACCATCGAGGTGATCAACACCGATGCCGAGGGACGCCTGGTTCTGGCCGATGCCCTTTGGTACACCCAGGACCGCTTCAAGCCGAAATTCATGGTGGATCTGGCCACGCTGACCGGCGCCATCATCATCGCGCTGGGCAACGAATATGCCGGTTTGATGGCGTCCGACGACAAGCTTGCCGACCGCCTGACAGCGGCTGGCAAGGCGGTGGACGAGAAGCTTTGGCGCCTGCCTTTGGGCGAGTCCTACGACAAGCAGATCAAGTCCGATATCGCCGATATGAAGAATGTGGGCGGACGTGAGGGCGGGTCCATCACCGCCGCCCAGTTCCTCAAGCGCTTCACCAACGACGTGGCCTGGGCCCATCTGGACATCGCCGGTGTGGCCTGGAGCAAGAAGGACGCAGCCACCTGCCCGAAGGGCGCCACCGCTTTCGGCGTGCGCCTGCTGGACCGGCTGGTGGCTGATTTCTACGAGGATAAGAAGTAG
- a CDS encoding lysylphosphatidylglycerol synthase transmembrane domain-containing protein has translation MVKRWLPWLLKGGLSVGLIWFAFRNIDLTEAWSRARTIDPVMLSAALALGIAQIVIGAGRWWLVLRALRSTFSAIQAFPVFYIGVCFSIVTPVLGDAVRMWKAHHSGLSLKTSVNSVMLERIVTILGLVLLVAAMEPLLLARVPDVPGTWVFPLLSLAGIAGLAFLSQLDRLPVSLHRWRIVRGLVHLAGDTRLLIRRVPFGAGTLAVAIIGHANLALVVYALALGLKIDVSLLDCLILFPPVILALTLPISIAGFGLRENIMIVAFGWVGVAPGSAAVLGLMFGLSSIVTALPGGLIWLLSGEHPKMAEIEHIEEEAEDDAEKQTEGA, from the coding sequence ATGGTGAAGCGCTGGTTGCCGTGGCTCCTCAAAGGGGGGCTTTCGGTCGGACTGATCTGGTTCGCATTCCGCAATATCGATCTGACCGAGGCGTGGAGCCGGGCCAGGACTATCGATCCCGTGATGCTGTCGGCGGCCCTGGCCCTGGGGATCGCCCAGATCGTCATCGGGGCGGGGCGCTGGTGGCTGGTCCTGCGCGCCTTGAGATCGACCTTTTCCGCGATCCAGGCCTTTCCCGTCTTCTATATCGGCGTCTGTTTTTCCATCGTGACCCCCGTTCTCGGCGACGCGGTGCGCATGTGGAAGGCCCATCATTCCGGCCTGTCGCTCAAGACCAGCGTCAATTCCGTGATGCTGGAGCGGATCGTCACTATTTTAGGCCTGGTGCTGCTGGTCGCCGCCATGGAGCCGCTTTTGCTGGCCCGTGTGCCCGATGTTCCCGGAACCTGGGTCTTTCCCCTGCTGTCGCTGGCGGGCATTGCCGGTCTGGCCTTTCTCAGCCAGTTGGACCGCCTGCCCGTATCGCTTCATCGCTGGCGGATTGTCCGGGGCCTGGTCCATCTGGCGGGTGATACCCGTCTGCTGATCCGCCGTGTGCCTTTCGGTGCCGGGACCCTGGCGGTGGCCATTATCGGTCATGCCAATCTGGCCCTGGTGGTCTATGCCCTGGCCTTGGGGCTGAAGATCGACGTCTCCCTTCTGGACTGTCTGATCCTGTTCCCGCCGGTGATCCTGGCGCTGACGCTGCCCATTTCCATCGCGGGCTTCGGCTTGCGGGAAAACATCATGATCGTGGCCTTCGGCTGGGTGGGCGTGGCGCCCGGCTCGGCCGCCGTCCTGGGCCTGATGTTCGGGCTGAGCAGCATCGTCACCGCCCTTCCGGGCGGGCTGATCTGGCTGCTGTCGGGCGAGCATCCCAAGATGGCCGAAATCGAGCATATCGAGGAAGAGGCCGAGGACGACGCGGAAAAGCAGACCGAAGGGGCCTGA
- a CDS encoding leucyl aminopeptidase, with translation MRITFRSPPATFDGAVAVGLWRGRLATPSFTALDEDGSLRKGLKRLGFDGDAEETELLLVPKAPLACLVVFGLGKGRKLDARRLRRIGAALLDELDESRAKSFSVLLDLPPEQVAELAYGLRLKGYRPLSKYRTKYDLDDEDDVPPVLDHVVICCAEPDAAARLFAAREAVAQGVFLARDLTDEPANVLGPDEFAQAARQLEALGVEVTVLDEAALRIQGLNLLAAVGQGSKRPPRFVVLRWKGAEGKPLVLVGKGITFDTGGITIKFDDEDMDAMKADMAGAAAVIGAMRAVAGRKAKAHVCGVLALAENMPSGSAQRPGDVVKSFSGQTVEVIDTDAEGRLVLADALAWAAERLKPAAIIDIATLTGTTEELLDAEYAGLYCNDDLLAKRLLKHAKAEDEPLWRLPLTEACDEDLKSDIADLKHCSWGDVPDNDDAARFLQHFVPEGLPWAHIDMAGREFADEDDPLCPETATGYGVRLFDALAGG, from the coding sequence ATGCGCATCACCTTCCGCTCTCCTCCCGCCACGTTCGACGGCGCTGTTGCCGTCGGGCTGTGGCGGGGGCGTCTGGCCACGCCGTCCTTTACCGCGTTGGACGAGGACGGTTCCTTGCGCAAGGGGCTGAAGCGGCTGGGCTTTGACGGCGATGCCGAGGAAACCGAACTGCTGCTGGTGCCAAAGGCACCCCTGGCCTGTCTGGTGGTGTTCGGGCTGGGCAAGGGGCGCAAGCTCGATGCCCGGCGGTTGCGGCGCATCGGTGCCGCCTTGCTGGACGAGTTGGACGAAAGCCGCGCCAAATCATTCTCGGTGCTGCTCGATCTGCCGCCTGAACAGGTGGCGGAGCTGGCCTATGGGTTGCGGCTCAAAGGCTATCGCCCGCTTTCCAAATACCGCACGAAATACGATCTTGATGACGAGGACGATGTCCCGCCCGTGCTGGATCATGTGGTGATCTGCTGCGCCGAACCCGACGCGGCGGCGCGGCTCTTCGCCGCCCGCGAGGCGGTGGCGCAAGGGGTGTTCCTGGCCCGCGATCTCACCGACGAGCCCGCCAATGTGCTGGGGCCCGACGAATTCGCTCAGGCCGCCCGGCAGTTGGAAGCTCTGGGCGTCGAGGTCACCGTGCTGGACGAGGCGGCCCTCAGGATTCAGGGGCTTAATCTGCTGGCGGCGGTGGGCCAAGGCAGCAAACGGCCGCCCCGCTTCGTTGTGCTGCGCTGGAAGGGCGCCGAAGGCAAGCCGCTGGTCCTGGTGGGCAAGGGCATTACCTTCGACACTGGCGGCATCACCATCAAATTCGATGACGAGGACATGGACGCCATGAAGGCCGACATGGCCGGGGCGGCGGCCGTCATCGGCGCCATGCGCGCCGTCGCTGGCCGAAAGGCCAAGGCCCATGTGTGCGGCGTGCTGGCCCTGGCCGAGAACATGCCGTCGGGATCGGCCCAGCGGCCCGGTGACGTGGTGAAATCCTTCTCCGGCCAAACGGTGGAGGTGATCGATACCGATGCCGAGGGGCGTCTGGTCCTGGCCGATGCCCTGGCCTGGGCGGCGGAGCGATTGAAGCCCGCCGCCATAATCGACATCGCCACCCTGACTGGCACCACCGAGGAATTGCTGGACGCGGAATATGCCGGTCTTTACTGCAATGACGATCTGCTGGCCAAGCGTTTGCTGAAGCACGCCAAGGCCGAGGACGAGCCCCTGTGGCGGTTGCCGCTGACCGAGGCCTGCGACGAGGATCTGAAATCCGATATCGCTGACCTCAAGCACTGTTCCTGGGGCGACGTGCCCGACAATGACGACGCGGCGCGTTTCCTCCAGCACTTCGTGCCCGAGGGGCTGCCTTGGGCCCATATCGACATGGCGGGACGCGAATTCGCCGACGAGGACGACCCTCTGTGTCCTGAGACGGCGACGGGCTATGGCGTCAGGCTGTTCGACGCCTTGGCGGGGGGATAA
- the cysQ gene encoding 3'(2'),5'-bisphosphate nucleotidase CysQ, which produces MTLPTDLSPLLAPLEDLARQAGAVIMEVYNSDFAVRDKTDASPVTEADEKAEAIILPGLAALTPGVPVVAEESVAAGRIPEIGSGPFWLVDPLDGTKEFIKKNGEFTVNIGLIRDGVPVLGVVLAPARGELWSGTGTTAFKADSQGRRPIACRPIPATGAVAMTSRSHRNPEAMGKWLAQFPGVSLDFAGSSLKFCLVAEGAADLYPRFGPTCEWDIAAASAVLMAAGGSVETFEGRPMAYGKTPKFLNPDFIARGKA; this is translated from the coding sequence ATGACCCTGCCTACCGATCTTTCGCCCCTGCTCGCCCCCCTGGAAGACCTGGCCCGCCAAGCGGGCGCGGTAATCATGGAGGTCTATAATTCCGACTTCGCCGTGCGCGACAAGACCGACGCCTCGCCGGTTACCGAGGCCGACGAAAAGGCGGAGGCCATCATCTTGCCGGGACTGGCGGCGCTTACCCCCGGCGTGCCCGTGGTGGCCGAGGAATCGGTGGCGGCCGGGCGCATTCCCGAGATCGGCTCCGGCCCGTTCTGGCTGGTGGACCCCCTGGACGGCACCAAGGAATTCATCAAGAAGAACGGCGAGTTCACAGTGAATATCGGCCTGATCAGAGACGGCGTTCCGGTGTTGGGCGTGGTGCTGGCACCGGCGCGCGGCGAATTATGGTCGGGCACCGGCACCACCGCCTTCAAGGCCGATTCCCAGGGCCGCCGCCCCATCGCCTGCCGCCCCATTCCTGCCACGGGCGCCGTGGCCATGACCTCGCGCTCGCACCGTAACCCCGAAGCCATGGGCAAATGGCTGGCGCAATTTCCCGGCGTCAGCCTGGATTTCGCGGGCTCGTCCCTGAAATTCTGCCTGGTGGCCGAGGGCGCCGCCGATCTCTATCCCCGCTTTGGCCCCACCTGTGAATGGGACATCGCGGCGGCCAGCGCCGTGCTGATGGCGGCGGGCGGCAGTGTCGAAACCTTCGAGGGCAGGCCCATGGCCTATGGCAAGACGCCCAAATTCCTCAACCCGGACTTCATCGCGCGGGGCAAGGCGTAA
- a CDS encoding GNAT family N-acetyltransferase — translation MLIRRLYTHERADYAAHLRRLSPDDRRLRFARSGVADQVIDDYVAAIGAGDLILAAFADDVLVGAAHVALNGSVAEVGVSVDGGHRTDGIGSQLLRQAVAFARNRRAEKLYTLCLSDNRSMVALARRTGMTVHFEGGEAEAFLDLPPPDPVTVTEEINSGLFAVFHDWAEMMDTYSAMLVNASSAEPILEATGLARTA, via the coding sequence ATGCTGATCCGCAGACTTTACACCCACGAACGCGCCGATTACGCCGCCCATCTGCGGCGGCTGTCGCCCGATGACCGCCGCTTGCGCTTTGCCCGCTCGGGCGTAGCCGATCAGGTGATCGACGATTATGTGGCCGCCATTGGGGCGGGCGACCTGATCCTGGCTGCGTTTGCCGATGACGTACTGGTGGGCGCCGCCCATGTGGCCCTGAACGGGTCCGTGGCCGAAGTGGGCGTCAGCGTCGATGGGGGTCACCGCACCGACGGAATCGGTTCGCAGTTGCTGCGTCAGGCCGTCGCCTTCGCCCGCAACCGCCGGGCCGAAAAGCTTTACACCCTGTGTCTGTCGGACAACCGGTCCATGGTGGCTCTGGCGCGGCGCACGGGAATGACGGTCCATTTCGAAGGCGGCGAGGCCGAGGCTTTCCTGGACTTGCCCCCGCCCGACCCGGTGACGGTGACCGAGGAAATCAACAGCGGCCTGTTCGCCGTCTTCCACGATTGGGCCGAGATGATGGATACCTACAGCGCCATGCTGGTGAATGCCTCTTCGGCGGAGCCCATCTTGGAAGCGACAGGATTGGCGCGGACGGCCTGA
- a CDS encoding xanthine dehydrogenase family protein molybdopterin-binding subunit, which yields MPRFGFGQSHTRVEDRRFLTGRGCYTDDVNLTGQSYGMVVRSLLPHADVKVNAEAARSMPGVLLILTYAEMAEQGVGPMVCGFLPENAVPRHPRPVIAGPRPRHAGEPLAFVVAETLDQARDAAEAVLVDYHPLPPVAEDAFVWEMGDAAKVAQAFAQAARVVELNLINNRLAPTAMEPRACLARPLASGRLELTSGSQGVHEIRDRLAPVLGIKAESLDVITPDVGGGFGLKISPFPEQAMALVAARILDRPVKWTADRTESFLTDTHGRGHVSNARLALDATGRFLGLQVETVADLGAYISNYGAYVPTLAGTGMLTGVYDIPAFHARVRAVHTSTTPVDAYRGAGRPEAAYLIERLVDTAARDTGLSPVEIRKRNFIPPEAFPYASAGRHTYDSGEFARVMDVALERSGWAEFETRRAESKGRGKMRGIGLAYYIEICGGTSGEDVTLTLTPDGGAEILVGTQSNGQGHETAYAQMVAAELGLAMERIRVVQGDTRRIAKGGGAGGSRSLSQQGGAIASAVESFIEHLRPQAAKLLQAERAEFESGRYRAGESSVSFAQVLAEAGMPLSASLRFRPPASTFPNGCHVCEVEVDPETGETEIVRYTIVDDVGTVLNPLLLRGQIVGGAVQGIGQALLEHAVFDPESAQPLTSSLIDYAVPRAAHIPEIDFSTVEIPCRTHPLGLKGAGEAGTIGAAPAVINAVCNALGIRHMDMPATPLAVWNTLNGKP from the coding sequence ATCCCTCGCTTCGGTTTCGGTCAAAGCCATACCCGCGTCGAGGACCGGCGCTTCCTTACGGGCCGTGGATGCTACACCGATGACGTCAACCTGACCGGTCAGTCATACGGCATGGTGGTGCGCTCGCTGTTGCCTCACGCCGATGTGAAGGTCAATGCCGAGGCGGCGCGGAGCATGCCCGGCGTGCTGCTGATCCTGACCTATGCCGAGATGGCGGAGCAGGGCGTTGGCCCCATGGTCTGCGGCTTTTTGCCCGAGAATGCGGTGCCACGCCATCCCCGCCCCGTCATCGCCGGCCCTCGGCCGCGCCATGCGGGCGAGCCCCTGGCCTTCGTGGTGGCCGAGACCCTGGATCAGGCCCGCGACGCGGCGGAAGCGGTATTGGTGGACTATCACCCCCTGCCCCCGGTGGCCGAGGATGCCTTCGTCTGGGAGATGGGTGACGCGGCCAAGGTCGCCCAGGCCTTCGCCCAGGCCGCCCGCGTGGTGGAACTGAACCTCATCAACAACCGTCTGGCGCCGACGGCCATGGAGCCCCGCGCCTGCCTGGCCCGGCCCTTAGCCAGCGGACGCCTCGAACTGACCTCGGGTAGCCAGGGTGTGCACGAGATCAGGGATCGCCTTGCACCCGTCCTGGGCATCAAGGCCGAAAGCCTGGACGTCATCACCCCCGATGTGGGCGGCGGCTTCGGCCTCAAGATCAGCCCCTTCCCGGAACAGGCCATGGCCCTGGTGGCGGCACGCATACTCGACCGACCGGTCAAGTGGACCGCCGACCGCACCGAAAGCTTCCTCACCGACACCCATGGGCGCGGCCATGTGAGCAATGCGCGCCTGGCCCTGGATGCAACGGGACGCTTCCTGGGCCTGCAGGTGGAGACGGTGGCCGATCTGGGCGCCTATATCTCCAATTACGGCGCCTATGTGCCCACCCTGGCCGGGACCGGCATGCTGACCGGGGTCTATGACATCCCGGCCTTCCACGCCCGCGTGCGGGCCGTCCATACCAGCACCACGCCGGTGGACGCCTATCGCGGCGCGGGCAGGCCCGAGGCGGCCTATCTCATCGAACGGCTGGTAGACACCGCCGCGCGAGATACCGGGCTGTCGCCGGTGGAGATCCGCAAGCGCAACTTTATCCCGCCCGAGGCCTTCCCCTATGCCAGCGCGGGGCGCCACACCTATGATTCCGGCGAGTTTGCCCGGGTGATGGATGTGGCTTTGGAGCGATCCGGCTGGGCCGAATTCGAAACACGCCGCGCGGAAAGCAAAGGCCGCGGAAAGATGCGCGGCATTGGCCTGGCCTATTACATCGAGATTTGCGGCGGCACCTCGGGCGAGGACGTCACTTTGACGCTGACCCCCGATGGCGGCGCCGAGATCCTGGTGGGCACCCAATCCAACGGCCAGGGTCACGAGACCGCCTATGCCCAGATGGTCGCCGCCGAGCTTGGCCTGGCGATGGAGCGTATCCGGGTGGTCCAGGGCGACACGAGGCGCATCGCCAAAGGCGGCGGCGCCGGCGGATCGCGCTCGCTGTCCCAACAGGGCGGCGCCATCGCTTCGGCCGTGGAATCCTTTATCGAGCATCTGCGTCCCCAGGCCGCCAAGCTGTTGCAGGCCGAACGAGCGGAATTCGAGTCGGGCCGTTACCGGGCGGGAGAAAGCTCGGTGTCCTTCGCCCAGGTCCTGGCCGAAGCCGGAATGCCGCTCTCGGCCTCCCTGCGTTTCCGCCCTCCCGCCTCCACCTTCCCCAATGGCTGCCATGTGTGCGAGGTCGAGGTGGACCCGGAAACGGGCGAGACCGAGATCGTCCGATATACCATCGTCGATGATGTGGGCACCGTGCTCAATCCGCTGCTGCTGCGGGGCCAGATCGTCGGCGGCGCCGTCCAAGGCATCGGTCAGGCCCTGCTGGAACATGCCGTCTTCGATCCCGAAAGCGCCCAGCCGCTGACGTCGAGCCTGATCGACTATGCGGTGCCCCGGGCGGCCCATATCCCCGAGATCGACTTTTCCACCGTGGAAATCCCCTGCCGCACCCATCCTCTGGGGCTCAAGGGCGCGGGCGAGGCCGGAACCATCGGCGCGGCGCCCGCCGTGATCAACGCCGTGTGTAATGCGCTGGGTATCCGCCATATGGACATGCCCGCCACGCCTCTGGCGGTTTGGAACACCTTGAACGGAAAGCCTTGA
- the amrB gene encoding AmmeMemoRadiSam system protein B, which translates to MPQEDFRARGNPMTAIRPTAVAGQFYPADFAEANRQLSAFLDHAVAAPCAGRRPKALIAPHAGWVYSGPVAAGAYALLRPFRGSWSRVVLLGPSHRVGFQGMALCSSDQWASPLGAVALDKDWSRLAGVAGVGVLDQAHAQEHSLEVHVPFLQATIGDFTLLPVVIGDASPDMVAGLLDALWGGDETLIVISTDLSHYLPYDQCRDTDGQTVAAIEHFDALAISRDGACGRIPVGGLLTAAKRRGLEIVTLDVRNSGDTAGPKDRVVGYGSWALFETENSMSEADRIKAMGQTLLDLAWASIRHGLETGSPAPAPTERPGILAQPGAVFVTLNRQGGLRGCIGSVIAWRPLAEDVVDNAFKSAFKDPRFPPLSPAELEGLSLSLSVLTPPVPMTFKDQEDMLNQLRPRMDGLIIEDGGLRALFLPSVWEQLPDKHQFLAHLKAKAGMAVDHWSPGFKASRFQAVEIGK; encoded by the coding sequence ATGCCCCAAGAAGATTTTCGCGCCCGAGGCAACCCCATGACCGCCATCCGCCCCACCGCCGTGGCCGGACAGTTCTATCCCGCCGATTTCGCCGAGGCCAACCGGCAGCTTAGCGCCTTTCTCGACCATGCCGTCGCCGCACCTTGCGCTGGCAGGCGGCCCAAGGCGCTGATCGCGCCCCATGCGGGCTGGGTCTATTCCGGGCCGGTGGCGGCGGGAGCCTATGCCCTGCTGCGGCCCTTCCGGGGCTCGTGGTCGCGCGTGGTTCTGCTGGGGCCCAGCCATCGGGTGGGGTTCCAGGGCATGGCGCTGTGCTCCTCGGACCAGTGGGCCTCGCCGCTGGGCGCCGTTGCCTTGGACAAGGACTGGTCGCGTCTGGCGGGCGTGGCCGGGGTGGGCGTTCTGGATCAGGCCCATGCCCAGGAGCATTCCCTGGAAGTGCATGTTCCTTTCCTTCAGGCCACCATCGGCGACTTCACCTTGCTGCCCGTGGTGATCGGCGATGCCTCGCCCGACATGGTGGCGGGGCTGCTGGACGCCTTGTGGGGCGGTGACGAGACGCTGATCGTCATTTCCACCGATCTGTCCCACTATCTGCCCTATGACCAGTGCCGCGACACCGACGGCCAGACCGTGGCCGCCATCGAGCATTTCGACGCCTTGGCCATTTCCCGCGATGGCGCCTGCGGCCGCATTCCGGTGGGCGGATTGCTCACCGCCGCCAAGCGCCGCGGGCTGGAGATCGTGACGCTGGACGTGCGCAATTCCGGCGATACGGCGGGACCCAAGGACCGGGTGGTGGGCTATGGCTCCTGGGCATTGTTCGAGACGGAGAACAGCATGAGCGAAGCCGACCGGATCAAGGCCATGGGCCAGACTTTGCTGGACCTTGCCTGGGCTTCCATCCGCCACGGGCTGGAAACGGGCAGCCCCGCCCCGGCGCCCACTGAGCGCCCCGGCATTCTGGCCCAGCCCGGCGCGGTCTTCGTGACGCTCAACCGCCAGGGCGGCCTGCGGGGCTGCATCGGCTCGGTGATCGCCTGGCGTCCCCTGGCCGAGGATGTGGTGGACAACGCCTTCAAATCGGCCTTCAAGGACCCGCGCTTTCCCCCGCTGAGCCCAGCGGAGCTGGAGGGGCTTTCCCTGTCGCTTTCGGTGCTGACACCGCCCGTCCCCATGACATTCAAGGACCAGGAGGACATGCTGAACCAGCTTCGCCCGCGCATGGACGGGCTGATCATCGAGGATGGCGGCCTGCGCGCCCTGTTCCTGCCCTCGGTCTGGGAGCAATTGCCGGACAAGCACCAGTTCCTCGCCCATCTCAAGGCCAAGGCTGGCATGGCCGTGGACCACTGGTCGCCCGGCTTCAAGGCGTCGCGCTTCCAGGCGGTGGAGATCGGCAAGTGA